The Fulvivirga ligni genome window below encodes:
- a CDS encoding c-type cytochrome, producing MNIYKSITFVFGLAVIGSLASCAAGGEDQGLEYAPNMYHSVPYEPLSQIKDKDAGNAAEWLDANSDGHGEYYNSNPLNPNGMTMRVPPVNTVPRNKNGYLPYRIPKDSLTYASTMKNPLPDNDEVVKDGQMLYNRFCEHCHGGAGQGDGLVSEKFAGVANLTGAAYQNITEGHIFHVITWGKGRMGAHGSQLSPEERWKIAKFVKTLQK from the coding sequence ATGAATATTTATAAAAGTATAACATTTGTTTTTGGACTAGCCGTGATCGGCTCGCTGGCGTCATGTGCTGCTGGTGGCGAGGATCAGGGTCTGGAATATGCTCCTAACATGTATCACTCAGTTCCTTATGAGCCTTTATCTCAGATCAAAGATAAGGATGCTGGTAATGCAGCAGAATGGTTGGATGCTAACAGTGATGGGCACGGTGAGTACTATAACTCTAACCCATTAAATCCAAATGGTATGACAATGAGAGTACCGCCAGTAAATACGGTACCTAGAAATAAGAACGGTTATTTGCCTTACAGAATACCAAAAGACAGCCTTACTTATGCGTCTACAATGAAAAACCCTTTACCAGATAATGATGAAGTGGTTAAAGACGGACAGATGCTTTACAACAGATTTTGTGAGCATTGCCACGGTGGAGCAGGCCAGGGAGATGGATTGGTTTCTGAGAAATTTGCTGGGGTAGCTAACCTAACAGGTGCAGCTTATCAAAATATCACTGAAGGACACATTTTCCATGTTATCACATGGGGTAAAGGAAGAATGGGAGCTCACGGTTCTCAGCTTAGTCCTGAAGAGAGATGGAAGATTGCTAAATTTGTTAAAACTTTACAAAAGTAA
- a CDS encoding quinol:cytochrome C oxidoreductase, translating to MTEERFSFTAGAKKTLMILGIVGIVLFVIGTVFNMSGGHGHDEGHGSEEAGLTVDESSSLLASADDQHEGSAHAEPQPNDEHEDVEAAHGEHHETAHWLKRIYNSLWVNNVYFTGLAIIGLFFVAVQYVAQAGWSVGFLRIGLAMGNWLPIAGILMFISFWLVRHDVFHWTHASLYGEHGDEILKGKAALWFWPMANGSAVPLFFILRMVIFFVLWYLMFTYIKREIFAEDINGGVDHWRKTRKYSVIFLVIFGFSSTVGAWDWVMSIDPHWFSTLFGWYVFASWWINGLAVIALITVVLKQHGYLKIINSNHLHDIGKFIFGFSIFWTYIWFAQFLLQYYANMPEETIYWAQRLEVPNYSWILFMNLFLNFVLPFLLLMTRDAKRQMSLVKLVCPIVIVGHWFDFYLMITPSTMKLEGAFGLTEIGMMMIFGVAFLFVTLTSLTKAPLFAKNHPMLEESLHHHI from the coding sequence ATGACTGAAGAAAGATTTTCGTTTACCGCTGGAGCTAAAAAGACCTTAATGATCCTAGGGATAGTGGGTATTGTACTTTTTGTGATAGGTACTGTATTCAATATGTCTGGCGGTCATGGGCATGATGAAGGTCACGGATCTGAAGAAGCTGGCTTAACTGTTGATGAGAGCTCATCACTATTGGCTAGCGCTGATGATCAGCATGAGGGGAGTGCTCACGCAGAGCCACAGCCCAATGACGAGCACGAGGATGTAGAAGCAGCTCACGGTGAGCATCATGAAACGGCTCATTGGTTAAAAAGAATTTATAATAGCTTATGGGTAAACAACGTTTACTTCACAGGATTAGCTATTATCGGATTATTCTTCGTAGCTGTACAGTATGTAGCTCAGGCTGGCTGGTCTGTAGGATTTTTAAGAATAGGATTAGCTATGGGTAACTGGTTGCCTATCGCTGGTATCCTGATGTTTATATCTTTCTGGTTAGTACGTCATGATGTATTCCACTGGACTCACGCTTCATTATATGGTGAGCACGGTGATGAAATATTAAAAGGTAAAGCAGCACTTTGGTTCTGGCCTATGGCTAATGGTAGTGCAGTACCTTTATTCTTTATTTTAAGAATGGTTATCTTCTTTGTGCTTTGGTACTTGATGTTCACTTACATCAAAAGAGAGATCTTCGCTGAAGACATTAACGGTGGTGTTGATCACTGGAGAAAGACACGTAAATATTCAGTTATCTTCTTAGTAATATTCGGATTCTCATCTACAGTAGGAGCATGGGACTGGGTAATGTCTATTGATCCTCACTGGTTCAGTACATTATTCGGATGGTATGTTTTTGCTAGCTGGTGGATCAACGGATTAGCTGTAATCGCTTTAATCACTGTGGTATTGAAGCAACATGGTTACTTGAAGATTATCAACTCTAACCACTTACACGATATTGGTAAATTCATATTCGGTTTCAGTATTTTCTGGACATACATCTGGTTCGCACAGTTCTTATTACAGTACTATGCAAACATGCCTGAGGAAACTATTTACTGGGCTCAAAGATTAGAGGTTCCAAATTACAGCTGGATATTATTCATGAATTTGTTCTTGAACTTCGTGCTTCCATTCTTACTATTAATGACTCGCGATGCCAAGCGTCAGATGTCTTTAGTGAAGTTGGTATGCCCTATAGTAATAGTTGGTCACTGGTTTGATTTCTACCTGATGATTACTCCTAGTACTATGAAGTTGGAGGGAGCGTTTGGTCTCACTGAAATTGGTATGATGATGATCTTCGGTGTAGCATTCTTATTTGTTACATTAACAAGCCTTACTAAGGCGCCATTGTTCGCGAAGAACCATCCAATGTTAGAGGAGAGTTTACATCATCATATTTAA
- a CDS encoding cytochrome c oxidase subunit II, translated as MFKVIIAIGVVLLVVILLILFRIGTLVNVVKGTHREKVGSGNKINAGLLLLFMFVSFGLFFWYSFAYFDDYTLPQASEHAGSMDFAFWLTTALTGVVFVVTNVLLFFFSFKYQHKDGNKGKFYPDNTKLEILWTVVPAVVLAGLVLTGLSAWNNITSKASDDAEVVEVMGYQFAWGVRYPGVKDDKLGEYDYRLIDASNQFGMDLTDENSYDDFMPMEMHIPKGKEVLLKIRARDVIHSVFMPHFRVKMDAVPGMPTHFKFTPTKSTQDMRDEIGDQEFDYFITCTEICGRGHFSMKLKVVVDEPEDYEAWKAEQPTWLKLNEDYLEKIPVEKRELAKIKAGFDKEENTETEASL; from the coding sequence ATGTTCAAAGTAATTATTGCTATAGGTGTTGTTCTTCTTGTGGTTATCCTTCTTATCTTATTTAGGATAGGTACGCTAGTAAACGTAGTAAAAGGCACCCATAGGGAGAAGGTAGGATCGGGTAATAAGATTAATGCTGGTTTATTACTGTTATTTATGTTCGTAAGTTTTGGATTATTCTTCTGGTATTCCTTTGCTTACTTTGATGATTACACATTGCCTCAGGCCTCAGAGCATGCTGGATCTATGGATTTTGCATTCTGGTTAACTACGGCCTTGACAGGTGTTGTATTCGTTGTTACTAACGTTTTACTTTTCTTTTTTAGCTTTAAATATCAACACAAAGACGGTAATAAGGGTAAATTTTATCCTGATAATACAAAACTTGAAATTCTTTGGACTGTAGTTCCTGCTGTTGTATTAGCTGGTTTAGTACTAACTGGTCTTAGCGCGTGGAATAACATTACTTCAAAAGCTTCTGATGATGCAGAGGTAGTGGAAGTAATGGGATATCAGTTTGCCTGGGGTGTTCGCTACCCTGGTGTTAAGGATGATAAACTAGGTGAATACGATTATAGATTAATTGATGCCTCTAACCAGTTTGGTATGGATCTTACAGATGAAAATTCTTATGATGACTTCATGCCAATGGAAATGCATATTCCTAAAGGAAAAGAGGTATTGTTGAAGATTAGAGCGAGAGATGTAATTCACAGTGTGTTTATGCCTCACTTCAGAGTGAAAATGGATGCTGTTCCTGGTATGCCTACTCACTTCAAATTCACTCCGACAAAATCTACTCAGGATATGAGAGACGAGATAGGAGATCAAGAGTTTGATTATTTCATTACTTGTACTGAAATATGTGGTAGAGGTCACTTTTCAATGAAACTTAAGGTTGTAGTAGATGAGCCTGAAGATTATGAGGCTTGGAAGGCTGAGCAACCTACCTGGTTGAAATTGAACGAGGATTACTTGGAAAAGATCCCTGTGGAAAAAAGAGAGTTAGCTAAGATCAAAGCTGGCTTTGATAAAGAAGAAAATACGGAAACTGAAGCTTCACTATAA
- a CDS encoding cytochrome c oxidase subunit I codes for MATADLHITDGGHDHEHDHHGNFWTTYVFSTDHKMIAKQYLITGIFWALIGGTLSIIFRLQLGFPDADLGWLEPLLGKWISAEGKLDPEFYLALVTMHGTIMVFFVLTAGLSGTFSNFLIPLQIGARDMASGFMNMLSYWIFFVSSVVMFTSLFIETGPASGGWVIYPPLSALPQAVNGSGLGMTLWLVAMALFIVSNLLGGINYIATVINMRTQGMSFSKLPLTIWAFFLTAVIGLLSFPVLFAAALLLIFDRSFGTSFYLSDIYIGGEALPNQGGSPVLFQHLFWFLGHPEVYIVLLPALGITSEVVATNSRKPIFGYKAMVGSMLFIAILSFVVWAHHMFVSGMNPFLGSVFMLLTLIIAVPSAVKVFNYLTTLWKGNIRFTPAMLFAIGLVSFFISGGLTGIFLGNSAIDIQLHDTYFVVAHFHLVMGSASFFGMLCGVYHWFPKMFGRMMDNRLGYVHFWLTFVGVYMVFFPMHYIGIAGYPRRYYSFTNFDTLNSFTDLNMFVSIAAIITFSAQMIFIFNFFYSIWRGRKATANPWESNTLEWTTPINPGHGNWPGEIPKVYRWPYDYSKPGAKEDFIPQHIPFSMTPESNLPHENDMIKLEKDDDVTVVVVDDKNGH; via the coding sequence ATGGCAACTGCTGATTTACACATAACAGATGGAGGGCATGATCATGAACATGATCATCACGGTAACTTTTGGACAACATACGTCTTCAGTACAGACCATAAAATGATAGCCAAACAGTACCTGATTACAGGTATCTTTTGGGCTCTTATTGGAGGTACTTTATCTATCATTTTTAGATTACAATTAGGTTTTCCTGATGCTGATTTAGGCTGGTTAGAGCCATTATTAGGAAAATGGATTAGTGCAGAAGGTAAATTAGATCCGGAGTTCTACTTAGCGCTGGTAACTATGCATGGTACCATCATGGTATTCTTTGTACTTACTGCGGGATTAAGTGGTACTTTCTCTAACTTCCTTATACCATTACAAATTGGAGCTCGTGATATGGCTTCAGGATTTATGAACATGCTTTCTTACTGGATCTTCTTTGTATCTAGTGTGGTAATGTTCACTTCTTTATTTATTGAAACAGGTCCTGCTTCTGGTGGTTGGGTTATTTACCCTCCTTTAAGTGCATTACCTCAGGCTGTGAATGGCTCTGGTTTAGGTATGACTTTATGGCTGGTAGCTATGGCTCTGTTTATTGTTTCTAACCTTCTAGGTGGTATCAATTATATCGCTACGGTTATTAACATGAGAACTCAGGGGATGTCATTCTCTAAGTTACCTTTAACTATTTGGGCGTTCTTCTTAACGGCTGTTATCGGTTTACTTTCTTTCCCTGTATTATTTGCAGCAGCATTATTATTGATATTTGATAGAAGCTTCGGAACAAGTTTCTACCTTTCTGATATTTACATTGGTGGTGAGGCTCTTCCTAACCAAGGTGGTAGCCCCGTATTATTCCAGCATTTATTCTGGTTCTTAGGTCACCCTGAGGTATACATTGTATTGTTACCTGCGTTGGGTATTACTTCTGAGGTAGTAGCAACTAACTCAAGAAAGCCGATCTTCGGATATAAGGCTATGGTTGGATCTATGTTATTCATTGCCATTCTTTCATTCGTTGTTTGGGCACACCACATGTTCGTGTCAGGTATGAACCCATTCTTAGGTTCTGTATTCATGTTATTAACATTGATCATTGCAGTACCTTCAGCCGTAAAAGTATTTAACTATCTTACTACCTTATGGAAGGGTAACATCAGGTTTACGCCTGCTATGCTATTCGCTATAGGACTAGTATCATTCTTTATCTCTGGTGGTCTTACAGGTATATTCTTAGGAAACTCTGCCATAGATATTCAGCTTCACGATACTTACTTCGTAGTGGCTCACTTCCACTTAGTAATGGGTAGTGCATCATTCTTCGGTATGCTTTGTGGTGTTTACCACTGGTTCCCTAAGATGTTTGGTAGAATGATGGACAACAGATTAGGATACGTACACTTCTGGTTAACATTTGTAGGTGTATACATGGTATTCTTCCCTATGCACTACATCGGTATCGCAGGATATCCAAGAAGATATTATTCATTTACCAACTTTGATACGCTTAACTCATTCACTGACTTGAATATGTTTGTGAGTATTGCAGCTATAATTACCTTCTCGGCTCAAATGATCTTCATTTTCAACTTCTTCTACAGTATTTGGAGAGGTAGAAAAGCTACTGCTAACCCTTGGGAGTCTAACACTTTAGAGTGGACTACTCCAATCAACCCTGGTCACGGAAACTGGCCTGGAGAGATACCGAAGGTTTACAGATGGCCTTATGATTACAGTAAGCCAGGTGCTAAGGAAGACTTTATACCTCAGCACATACCATTCTCTATGACTCCTGAGTCTAACTTACCTCATGAAAATGATATGATTAAGTTAGAAAAGGATGACGATGTGACGGTTGTGGTGGTAGATGATAAGAACGGACACTAA
- a CDS encoding COX15/CtaA family protein: MIRTDTKNRARLLHRFSLITLIAVYVLILVGGIVRSTGSGMGCPDWPKCFGNWVPPTDQSELPADYKDIYANKRAQKNVRFAKYLTALGFDDTANRILNDESILVENDFNKYKTWTEYVNRLVGVLIGFFILITFILSLRYLKQNKTIFFVAAATLLLVIFQGWIGSIVVSTNLVPWMVTIHMFLAMVIVALLVYLYFVTGNEDNANYVSGVKGLLVACMATSLIQVFLGTQVREVIDVVAASLGNDQRLQWVNNLGGEFIVHRSFSWVVLLLHVVLIYMLVKNSVKSSLAYGIMATVLVAIISGVSMAYFGIPAFIQPVHLLLGTLIFGLQFLLFLQLNNKRKLEI; encoded by the coding sequence ATGATAAGAACGGACACTAAAAACAGAGCGAGGCTGCTCCATAGGTTCAGCCTCATTACTCTTATTGCTGTATATGTACTTATCCTGGTAGGAGGGATTGTAAGAAGTACAGGTTCAGGAATGGGATGCCCCGATTGGCCAAAATGCTTTGGAAACTGGGTGCCACCTACAGATCAATCTGAACTGCCTGCTGACTACAAGGATATTTACGCTAACAAGAGAGCACAGAAAAATGTGAGGTTCGCCAAATATTTGACAGCTCTGGGGTTTGATGATACAGCTAATAGGATTCTGAATGATGAATCCATTTTAGTAGAGAACGATTTTAATAAATATAAAACTTGGACGGAGTATGTGAATAGGTTAGTGGGGGTTTTAATCGGCTTCTTTATTCTTATCACATTCATACTGTCTTTACGATACTTGAAACAAAACAAGACCATATTCTTTGTAGCGGCAGCTACATTACTTCTGGTAATCTTTCAGGGGTGGATAGGTTCTATAGTGGTATCTACCAATCTGGTGCCATGGATGGTGACTATTCATATGTTCTTGGCCATGGTTATAGTGGCATTACTGGTTTATCTTTATTTTGTTACTGGTAACGAGGACAATGCTAATTATGTAAGTGGCGTTAAAGGTCTTCTTGTAGCTTGTATGGCTACTTCTTTAATTCAGGTATTTTTAGGAACACAGGTGAGAGAGGTCATTGATGTAGTAGCGGCTAGCTTAGGTAATGATCAAAGGCTTCAATGGGTGAATAATCTTGGCGGAGAGTTTATAGTTCATAGATCTTTCAGCTGGGTGGTGCTGTTATTACATGTAGTATTGATCTATATGCTTGTTAAGAACTCAGTGAAATCTTCATTAGCTTATGGAATTATGGCTACAGTATTAGTGGCGATCATAAGCGGAGTTTCAATGGCTTATTTTGGCATTCCTGCTTTTATTCAACCTGTTCATCTTTTATTGGGAACTTTAATTTTTGGACTTCAATTCTTATTGTTTTTACAACTTAATAATAAGAGGAAGTTAGAGATATAA
- the cyoE gene encoding heme o synthase, giving the protein MIANNTTYKISLISLKVKSFIELLKVRLSLLVAFSCGFGYVLGAKGDIHWGELLAICFGGFLISGSSVIINQIIEKDLDKLMSRTMNRPLPTNRISVTEAMVFTFLTAALGLWILSFYTNGLTVWLSLVSMILYSFVYTPLKRVGPIAVFVGAIPGALPPLLGWTAATGQLSYEALIIFGIQFIWQFPHFWAIAWVADDDYKKAGFKLLPSGGKKDMNTAVQIMIYTLFLIPLGLLPAKFGITGIDSAIVVTVCGVLFLAQTFSLMRHGNRKSALRIMFGSFLYLPIVQIAFLLDKV; this is encoded by the coding sequence ATGATTGCTAATAACACAACATATAAAATTAGTTTGATTTCACTGAAGGTGAAAAGCTTTATAGAACTCTTGAAGGTGAGGCTTTCACTATTGGTGGCATTTTCTTGCGGATTTGGATACGTACTTGGAGCAAAAGGAGATATTCATTGGGGCGAACTATTAGCCATCTGTTTTGGAGGGTTTTTGATTTCTGGATCTTCAGTCATTATCAATCAGATTATTGAAAAGGATTTAGATAAGCTTATGTCTAGAACCATGAACAGACCATTGCCGACTAATCGTATTTCGGTAACGGAAGCCATGGTATTTACATTCCTTACTGCGGCCTTGGGGTTATGGATTCTTAGTTTCTATACCAACGGCCTTACAGTATGGTTGTCTTTGGTTTCAATGATCCTATACAGCTTTGTATATACGCCTTTAAAGAGAGTAGGACCAATAGCAGTATTTGTAGGAGCTATACCTGGAGCTTTACCTCCTTTATTAGGATGGACTGCAGCTACAGGACAATTATCTTATGAGGCATTAATAATATTTGGAATTCAATTTATCTGGCAGTTTCCTCATTTCTGGGCTATCGCATGGGTGGCGGATGATGATTATAAGAAAGCCGGATTTAAGCTTCTGCCTTCTGGTGGAAAGAAAGATATGAACACAGCAGTTCAGATCATGATCTATACGCTTTTCCTTATTCCTTTAGGATTGCTGCCAGCTAAGTTTGGCATCACAGGAATAGATTCGGCTATCGTGGTTACTGTTTGTGGCGTGCTGTTCCTGGCTCAGACATTCTCATTGATGAGACATGGAAACAGGAAGTCAGCATTAAGAATTATGTTTGGGTCATTCTTATATTTACCTATCGTGCAGATAGCGTTTTTATTAGACAAAGTGTAA
- a CDS encoding cytochrome c oxidase subunit 3, which translates to MTSDFKLVEEPEKTLSMHPKKFALWLFMVTVVMIFAALTSAYIVRQAEGKWLVFELPQIFWYSTALIAMSSISMHWAYLSAKRDNLDMVKVAVVITTILGLLFTASQYYGFLALAEEGYHFSSNDVSVSFLIVLVGLHVVHLLSGIIVLIITLVSTFKYKVHSKNLTRLQMCVTYWHFLDVLWIYLFIFLLLNHN; encoded by the coding sequence ATGACATCAGATTTTAAATTAGTAGAAGAGCCAGAAAAGACATTATCAATGCATCCTAAAAAGTTTGCATTGTGGTTATTCATGGTTACTGTAGTGATGATATTTGCGGCTTTAACAAGTGCTTATATCGTGAGACAAGCAGAAGGCAAGTGGTTGGTATTTGAACTGCCACAAATTTTCTGGTACTCTACAGCTTTGATTGCTATGAGCAGTATTTCTATGCATTGGGCTTATCTTTCAGCTAAGAGAGATAATCTGGACATGGTAAAGGTGGCCGTAGTGATTACAACCATATTAGGATTATTATTTACAGCTAGCCAATACTACGGTTTCTTAGCACTGGCAGAGGAAGGATACCATTTTTCAAGTAATGATGTATCGGTTTCTTTTCTCATAGTTTTAGTAGGACTACATGTAGTTCACTTATTAAGTGGGATTATTGTTTTAATCATTACTTTAGTGTCTACATTTAAGTACAAAGTACATTCTAAGAATTTAACTAGGTTACAAATGTGTGTTACCTACTGGCATTTCTTAGATGTGCTATGGATTTATTTATTTATATTTTTATTATTGAATCATAATTAG
- a CDS encoding cytochrome c oxidase subunit 3 — translation MSTTTQTIDGPKRSIWDGGQSPFKASYGKLMMWFFLLSDAFTFSALLITYGMVRSAHQAYDGAAEAFQFSNEYWPIPEKVFNAVPFLHGQDLPLVFVGIMTFILIMSSVTMVLGVEAGHRMDRKAVEKWMLWTIIGGLVFLGCQAWEWTHYIVGTESGTAMNFLVNGSWMEKTIFGANLTVNQYGPADFADFFFFITGFHGTHVFSGVVLNFLIYYNTVKGVYDKRGSYEMVEKVGLYWHFVDLVWVFVFTFFYLV, via the coding sequence ATGTCAACTACCACACAGACAATTGATGGCCCAAAGAGAAGTATTTGGGATGGCGGGCAGTCACCGTTTAAGGCAAGTTATGGAAAACTAATGATGTGGTTTTTCTTATTGTCAGATGCATTTACTTTTTCTGCCTTACTAATTACTTACGGAATGGTAAGATCTGCACATCAGGCTTATGATGGAGCAGCTGAAGCTTTCCAATTCTCCAATGAGTATTGGCCTATTCCTGAAAAAGTATTTAATGCCGTTCCTTTTTTACACGGACAAGATCTTCCTCTTGTGTTTGTGGGTATCATGACTTTTATCCTTATCATGAGTAGTGTTACTATGGTATTAGGTGTGGAAGCTGGACACAGAATGGATAGAAAAGCGGTTGAAAAATGGATGCTTTGGACTATCATCGGTGGTCTTGTATTCTTAGGCTGTCAGGCTTGGGAGTGGACACACTACATAGTAGGAACTGAGAGTGGTACTGCAATGAATTTCCTGGTTAATGGTAGTTGGATGGAGAAAACAATTTTCGGTGCTAACCTTACTGTGAACCAGTACGGTCCAGCTGACTTTGCAGATTTCTTCTTCTTTATCACTGGTTTCCATGGTACTCACGTATTCAGTGGTGTTGTATTAAATTTCTTAATTTACTATAACACAGTGAAGGGAGTTTATGATAAGAGAGGTAGCTATGAAATGGTAGAGAAAGTAGGTCTTTACTGGCACTTTGTAGACCTTGTATGGGTATTCGTATTCACCTTCTTTTATTTGGTTTAA
- a CDS encoding cytochrome C oxidase subunit IV family protein gives MHAEETTHVQVQPADKNKIRKIWLTAGILAAITAVEFIIAFTIPLSMETLRIAIFVGLTIVKAFYIVGEFMHLKYEMKSLIWSILIPLIFVVWMLIAFLYEGMAIFDVRFLN, from the coding sequence ATGCACGCTGAAGAGACAACACACGTACAAGTACAACCGGCAGATAAGAATAAGATTAGAAAGATATGGCTGACAGCTGGTATTTTAGCAGCTATTACAGCCGTAGAATTCATCATTGCTTTTACTATTCCATTATCAATGGAAACTCTAAGAATAGCGATTTTCGTAGGGTTAACCATCGTGAAAGCATTTTATATCGTAGGTGAATTCATGCACTTGAAATATGAAATGAAGTCATTAATTTGGTCTATTCTAATTCCATTGATCTTCGTAGTATGGATGCTTATTGCATTCTTGTATGAAGGAATGGCCATATTTGATGTGAGATTCTTAAACTAA
- a CDS encoding DUF420 domain-containing protein has translation MKTERIDKEVKYKKLIVALSIIIPVAVAVLFKVRIEGLDFSFLPPIYAGINGFTAICLIWAFIAIKNNNWKLHEKLMKVCIGLSAAFLVMYVLYHMTSDSTHFGGEGFIKYLYYFILVSHIILSVAVIPMVLFTFVRALAERFDKHKKLARITFPVWLYVAITGVIVYFMISPYYV, from the coding sequence ATGAAAACGGAGAGAATTGATAAGGAGGTAAAGTATAAGAAGCTCATAGTAGCTTTATCTATCATTATACCTGTTGCGGTAGCAGTTTTGTTTAAAGTACGCATAGAAGGACTGGATTTTTCGTTTTTGCCACCTATTTATGCTGGTATCAATGGCTTTACTGCTATTTGCCTGATATGGGCTTTCATTGCCATTAAAAACAATAATTGGAAACTGCATGAGAAGCTAATGAAGGTTTGTATTGGCCTGTCGGCTGCTTTCTTGGTCATGTACGTGTTATATCACATGACCAGTGATTCTACTCACTTTGGTGGTGAGGGTTTCATTAAGTATCTCTATTACTTTATTCTGGTATCACATATTATCTTATCAGTAGCCGTAATTCCTATGGTGTTATTTACCTTTGTAAGAGCGCTTGCTGAGAGATTTGATAAACATAAAAAGTTAGCTAGAATCACGTTTCCCGTTTGGCTGTATGTGGCAATTACGGGAGTGATAGTGTACTTTATGATCAGTCCTTATTACGTATAA